The Candidatus Polarisedimenticolia bacterium genome includes the window TTCGCGATAACGGTCGGGAGCATAGCGGGAAGCCAGCAGCCCGGAAGCCTCCTCCACCCGGATCGGCTGCACCAGCACTCCCTCCTGGCCGTACGGAAGGAAGGCCTGGCAGCGGCCCGACGGATCGATCAGGCAGGTCGCCGATTCCTGGAAACGCAGCGCATAGTTCACGCTCGCGAAGTAGATGGTGTTCTCCAGGCTGCGCATCATCATCGCCTTCTCGTAATACGGCGCCTGGGGAGAGCCCCATTCCTTGAGGCGCGCGCCGATATGGTCGCTTCCCGTATGGTGCGGGTGGAAGACGATCTTCGCGCCGCGCACGGCGGCCCAGCGCACCGTCTCGGGATAGCGCCACCCTTCGTGGCAGATCGACACGCCGAAGCGGATCCCCTGAATCTCGAAAAGCTGCCGGCTGTCGCCGGGAATATAGAAGCGGTCCTCGGTGGGATCCAGCTGGTTCTTCGTCTGGATTCCCTGCAGCTCGCCCTGAGCGTCGATGACGAAGGCGGCGATCTGA containing:
- a CDS encoding carbon-nitrogen hydrolase family protein; the protein is MKIALASPGVAASLDEGLGKIKELQSEASVRGAEIICFPEAYLPGLRGQDFGIFPFDRKEQEHALKTVAQWARSFGVATILGMERVTEAGRQIAAFVIDAQGELQGIQTKNQLDPTEDRFYIPGDSRQLFEIQGIRFGVSICHEGWRYPETVRWAAVRGAKIVFHPHHTGSDHIGARLKEWGSPQAPYYEKAMMMRSLENTIYFASVNYALRFQESATCLIDPSGRCQAFLPYGQEGVLVQPIRVEEASGLLASRYAPDRYREGKVS